A part of Aegilops tauschii subsp. strangulata cultivar AL8/78 chromosome 2, Aet v6.0, whole genome shotgun sequence genomic DNA contains:
- the LOC120974547 gene encoding ATP synthase subunit 9, mitochondrial-like, producing the protein MEVQAQVLRIINKKSNKEQRRKNVTRKVFSRLEMLEGAKSIGVGAATIALAGAAVGIGNVLSSLIHSMARNPSLAKQSFGYAILGFALTEAIALFAPMMAFLISFLFRSHKKS; encoded by the coding sequence ATGGAGGTGCAGGCCCAAGTACTTCGAATCATCAACAAGAAATCCAATAAAGAACAGCGAAGGAAAAACGTGACAAGAAAAGTGTTTTCTCGACTCGAGATGTTAGAAGGTGCTAAATCAATAGGTGTTGGAGCTGCTACAATTGCTTTAGCCGGAGCTGCTGTCGGTATTGGAAACGTCCTCAGTTCTTTGATTCATTCCATGGCGCGAAATCCATCATTGGCTAAACAATCATTTGGTTATGCCATTTTGGGCTTTGCTCTCACCGAAGCTATTGCATTGTTTGCCCCAATGATGGCCTTTCTGATCTCATTCCTTTTCCGATCGCATAAAAAGTCATGA